In the genome of Candidatus Rokuibacteriota bacterium, the window GACTTCCGTTTCGCATCACATCCTCCCTCCTCCGATCTCGCTATCTCGCCGGAATGCCCAGGATCGCCTGGTGACACCCGTCGCAGAGGGGTTTCGCTATCGCCGTCTGAAGGAACCTCGTCTCGGCCGACGCTTCCAGGTGGGAGCGGTGGCAGTCCGAGCAGCCGTTTCGGGGGTCCCGGTGATACGGGGCATTGTGAAACGCCTTCGCCAGCTTAGGGTTCTGCCCCCCGTCAGGGTGGCACTTCAAACAGGTGCGATCCCCCAGAGGATAGCGTAACCTCTCCGGGTCTGTGTAGGCGCCGGCGATCCAGCGGCCCGCATCCCAGGCGGCCATCGCCTTGACGACAAGGTAGTCCTTTACCTGGGCTCCGATGTGGCAGTCGATGCATTTCACTTGCGCCGTCGCGTTGTGCGCCGCGGCCAGGGTGCGAAGGGTTCCGCCCACGGGGAAGAAGGTCTCGTAGACCTTCGCATGGAGGGGTTTCTCAGGGCGATGACAGGCGATGCAGAAGCGGTTGTCTTGCTCCAACCGGTCTGTGATGGCGGCCCCGGCCGCGAACCCCACGATCCCGGCGGCCAAAGACGCACCCCCGGCCCACAGGAGCCGGCGAAACAGCCGCGGGACCAGCTCCCGATACCCCGCGTTCGGCGCGTCGTCGGCTATTTTACCTCGACTTCCACAACCTCCGAGAAGAGGATCCGCCCCGATGGGCCCGTGATTCCGCCCGGTGGGAGCGTCCATTTCCCCTTCTCTTTGTGCTCGTTCGGCTCCTCCGTGCCGTAGAGGAAGGCCGCAGCGAGGGTGTACTTCCCAGCTTTGGCCGGGGCCTGGAGGGTGTAGGTAACCTTCCAGGTGGGATAGGATCCCTTGTCCACGTCAGCCCCGCCTCCCACGACCACAAAGTTGACGTTCTTGGCGAGGCCGGTGAAGCGCTTGTCCACCCAGAACGTCTGGGGCTTACCGTCAGGGCCGATGACCTCGGGCGGCCCGACGATCAACCAGCCGTTGCCCTGGACGGGACGGGCCTGCATTCTCAGGTTGGTGTCCACCAGCATGACGCTGCTTCCCGGCCCGATCCCGCCTTTGGCGTTGATCTCCGCCTTGATCGGTTTCCCTCGAGCGACCTCCCTTGGGGCCTTCAGGGAGAGCGCGCTGTTCTGATCGACCAGCTTGACCTGCTTGAGGAGCTTCTCCCGCTCCGCGGACGGGAGAAGCTTGTAGGCGTCAGCCCCCTGCTCGATCTTCTTGTAGTGCTTCTCGCTCATGAGCTGATTGGTCGGGTTCAGCGGAGCGTCGGGAGGGACATCGCGCATGTACTCGGCCTTGGTGTTCGCATGACAGCCCGCACAGGACGGGGTAGCATCCGTCACCGGAAGCAGCCCGAACCCTGGTCCCCCGCCGGGGAAGCCGGAGGCGACCTCTTTGCCCCCGGCAAGGAGCCAGAGGCCCCCGACCACGATCGCGGCGCAGCGAAAGAGGGTGTTCACCATCATGTTGATTCTCCCGTTCTCCTGGCCAAGGCAACGATTCGTCCTGACGGCCGGGACAGAAAAGGGGAAGGAAACTCCCTCCCCCTTTTCACCCCGAGCAACACTTACGAGCAGGAAGGGCCACACCCGGACGAGGCCTTCTTGGGCTCTTCCACGACCTTGGTCTCGACGGCCTCCGCGCCGGGCTCACACGTCGTCGGCCCGCACTCGGGCTCGCAGCACTGGCCCGCCTCTTCCGTCGTCTCAGGCTCGATGACCGCGATCTTCTTCTCCGCCATTTCTCTCCACCTCCTTCCCTTCGACTTCGATCCAGACCCCGCCCGCTAGCGGGATCATAGGACTTCCAGCTACTGGAGGTTCAAGGGGTTTCTTCTCGTGCTAAGGTAGGCAGATCAGAGTAAAGGCCAGGTGTTTCGATGCCCTCTACGCGTCGCGGGGAGGTCACTCAGCTCAGTGGCCTCAGGGGCTACCTGGAAGCGATCCGGCTGTTCAGCCGGAACGCCCGCCTCTATCTCGCCCACATCGTTGGCATGGATCTCATCCTCGGGACCTGGGAGGTTCTGTTTAACCTCTACCTCCTGGCCGTGGGGTTCGGCATCGAGTTCATCGGCCTCCGGATCCTCATCGGTGGGATCGCCTCCTCGATCGCTTCCCTGCCGGCGGGAGTCATCTCTGATCGAATCGGTCGCAAGTGGAGCTTTCTTATCGGAGACGGTGGCGGGGCTGCGGTGGCGCTGGTCAACATCACGACCACGGATCGCACCGTGCTCCTCGTGACCCCCGTGATCGGGGCCGTGTTTGGCGCCCTCCACGCGGTGTCCGAGTCAGCCTTCATGGCCGAGAACAGCGCGCCTCGAGAACGAGTCCATCTCTTCAGTGTCGGAAGCGCCCTCTCGACCGGCGCGGCCACGGCGGGAAGCCTCCTCGCCGGGCTCATCCCCCTCTGGATGACCCCCGCCCTAGGGAAAGTCGCGGCCTATCGCTGGGCTGCCTCGCTCGGCATCGTCCTCTGGTTTCTCTCCCTGATCCCAGCCTGGATGCTCCGGCAACATCCCGGAGACCTTGCCGGAGAGCCTGCCGTGCCCAATCAGAGTCGAGCGAGGGCCTGGATCCTCGGCCTGGACCAGATCCACAATCCGGTCCTCATCGCCAAGCTCGTCACCTGTGGGACGGTGTTGAGCTTCGGAGCGGGTTTCGTGGTGCCGCTGTTCAACGTATTCTTCCACGAGGGGCTGCACGCGCAGGAGCACCAGATCGGCCTGACCTTTGCCTCAGGTTCGGCGTTCCTGGCGCTGGCCACCTTGCTTGCTCCATTTGTGCACGAGCGCCTGGGGAAGGTCCCCGCCATCGTGCTGAGCCGGCTCGCCTCGGTTCCCTTTATCCTTATCATCGCCTTCGCTCAGGACATCGGCCCTTTCCTGGCCCCAGCCCTCTCCATCGCCGGCGTGGCCTATGTGCTTCGGGTCGGGCTCATGAACATCGCCGCCCCAGTTGCCTCGGCATTCAGCATGGAACTCCTTGATCAGACCGAGCGCGGCACGGCCACCGGGCTACAGATGATGGGCTCCGGCATCGCCGGCGCCCTGGCGAGCTACCTCGGCTCCCGGATGATGGCGGCAGGCGACTACCATACCCCCTTTGGGGTCATGGCTGCCCTCTACTTCATCTCCACGGGCTTATTCTGGATCTTCTTTCGACGCGAGGAGAAGAGACTCGCAGCGGTCGCCACCGCCTGACGACTGCCATCGGCGGGCCCGGGGGCGGTGCCGGGTGATTTTTTCGCTTGACCTTCCCCTATCAGCCCCCAATCCGGTGACACGGTGACAACCCGCATGGATACTGGCGTGTCACCGCATCGTGCAAGTGGTGACGTCATCGGATGCAGAAGCGGTGACAACCCGCATCAGGACTGGCCTGTCACCGTGTCACCGCTTCAGGGCGCGTTTTCGAAGGAAAGGACGGGCTTCCTGTGAATCTGTCGCCGCGGATCCTGGACCTCGTGG includes:
- a CDS encoding NapC/NirT family cytochrome c, which gives rise to MAAGIVGFAAGAAITDRLEQDNRFCIACHRPEKPLHAKVYETFFPVGGTLRTLAAAHNATAQVKCIDCHIGAQVKDYLVVKAMAAWDAGRWIAGAYTDPERLRYPLGDRTCLKCHPDGGQNPKLAKAFHNAPYHRDPRNGCSDCHRSHLEASAETRFLQTAIAKPLCDGCHQAILGIPAR
- a CDS encoding MFS transporter, translating into MPSTRRGEVTQLSGLRGYLEAIRLFSRNARLYLAHIVGMDLILGTWEVLFNLYLLAVGFGIEFIGLRILIGGIASSIASLPAGVISDRIGRKWSFLIGDGGGAAVALVNITTTDRTVLLVTPVIGAVFGALHAVSESAFMAENSAPRERVHLFSVGSALSTGAATAGSLLAGLIPLWMTPALGKVAAYRWAASLGIVLWFLSLIPAWMLRQHPGDLAGEPAVPNQSRARAWILGLDQIHNPVLIAKLVTCGTVLSFGAGFVVPLFNVFFHEGLHAQEHQIGLTFASGSAFLALATLLAPFVHERLGKVPAIVLSRLASVPFILIIAFAQDIGPFLAPALSIAGVAYVLRVGLMNIAAPVASAFSMELLDQTERGTATGLQMMGSGIAGALASYLGSRMMAAGDYHTPFGVMAALYFISTGLFWIFFRREEKRLAAVATA